A genomic window from Chitinophaga pollutisoli includes:
- a CDS encoding outer membrane beta-barrel family protein: MQTFLTAIFSATILSAAPSAIAQQKKDSIPAPSVKQLKTHEVTSSAPPITMQGGTMIVNVGKSVTAAGSNGWDVVTKSPGVIADNNNALQLNGKPVTVYMDGRPTRLSGDDLKNLLSSTPGSNIDKIELMSMPSGKYDAQDGAIINIKLFKPKDLGTNGNLTLTGGFGRYLRTTEGITLNHRSKGVNMYGGYDHNYAKTFTEITNDRVYPDGYTLTENDFNRENKHTHNVRAGADFDLSKSSSAGVLVKSMFNNRSRLGDNYTTLPDSIFRQGATGDQKLINPSVNAYYRTASAKHKNELTINADYFNHRKDWDDQFGGQYYSLKEDAIGSSSHIRNFTESAIDLYSLSADYSQQFKAFKLEAGLKTTFTETDNNMRWEMMNAGKWENDPNKTNHFIYKENVNAAYAGLSKTVKKWSFTAMLRMEHTNAKGNSLTMDQKFSRDYVQFFPSASASWNMSAKDQFSFSYRRSINRFGFDIVNPFITYVNAYSLRQGNPDIKPMLSQAVQATWSHKYQLFTTVAFTRMTDNLSMTFKQDPVTKVQVMSFDNQTNFNLAYANVVWVKPITPKIRTTVTVTGLYLGINTVLDGIDYNKNSVTAFANIQNSFTLPKGFTAELNGNFRGPLMAGYAVMKTQGNVDLGLGKTIMKGAGSLKLAAVDIFNTNQMRFKVNYGTINNLGKMNMDTRAVNLTFNYKFGNKNVKAAKSRKNSIETESGRTATQQGF; the protein is encoded by the coding sequence ATGCAAACCTTTTTAACCGCTATTTTCTCAGCAACTATTCTTTCAGCAGCTCCTTCCGCCATTGCGCAGCAAAAGAAAGACTCCATCCCCGCCCCGTCCGTCAAGCAGCTCAAGACCCATGAGGTAACCAGCAGTGCGCCCCCCATTACGATGCAGGGCGGCACTATGATCGTCAACGTCGGGAAATCCGTTACCGCCGCCGGCTCCAATGGCTGGGACGTGGTGACTAAATCACCCGGCGTGATCGCCGACAACAACAACGCCCTCCAGCTGAACGGCAAGCCCGTGACGGTGTACATGGACGGTCGCCCGACACGCCTCAGCGGCGACGATCTCAAAAACCTGCTGTCGTCCACCCCCGGCAGCAACATCGACAAGATCGAGCTGATGAGCATGCCCAGCGGCAAGTACGACGCGCAGGACGGGGCGATTATCAACATCAAGCTGTTCAAGCCCAAAGACCTTGGCACCAACGGCAACCTCACCCTCACCGGCGGTTTCGGCCGTTATCTGCGCACCACCGAGGGCATCACGCTCAACCACCGCAGCAAAGGCGTGAACATGTACGGCGGGTACGACCACAACTACGCCAAGACGTTCACCGAAATCACCAACGACCGCGTTTACCCCGACGGGTACACCCTCACGGAAAATGACTTCAACCGGGAAAACAAACACACCCACAACGTGCGCGCCGGGGCTGATTTCGACCTGTCCAAATCCTCTTCGGCAGGCGTGCTCGTGAAAAGCATGTTCAACAACCGCAGCCGGCTGGGCGACAACTACACCACCCTGCCGGATTCCATTTTCCGCCAGGGCGCCACCGGCGACCAAAAGCTGATAAACCCCAGTGTAAACGCGTATTACCGCACGGCCAGCGCCAAACATAAAAACGAGCTGACCATCAACGCGGACTACTTCAATCACCGCAAAGACTGGGACGACCAGTTCGGCGGTCAGTATTATTCCCTGAAAGAAGATGCGATCGGGTCTTCGTCCCACATCCGCAACTTTACGGAATCCGCCATCGACCTGTATTCCCTCAGCGCGGACTATTCCCAGCAGTTTAAGGCGTTCAAGCTGGAAGCCGGTCTTAAAACCACTTTCACCGAAACCGACAACAACATGCGCTGGGAAATGATGAACGCCGGCAAATGGGAAAACGATCCCAACAAAACGAACCACTTCATTTACAAGGAAAATGTGAATGCGGCTTACGCCGGCCTGAGCAAAACGGTGAAGAAATGGTCGTTTACAGCCATGCTGCGCATGGAGCATACGAATGCGAAGGGGAACAGCCTCACGATGGATCAAAAATTCTCCCGTGATTACGTGCAGTTCTTCCCCAGCGCTTCGGCATCATGGAACATGAGCGCCAAAGACCAGTTCAGCTTCAGCTACCGCCGGAGCATCAACCGGTTCGGCTTCGATATCGTGAATCCCTTCATCACTTACGTGAACGCCTACTCACTCCGCCAGGGCAACCCGGATATCAAACCGATGCTGTCGCAGGCCGTGCAGGCAACCTGGAGCCATAAGTACCAGCTGTTCACCACCGTGGCATTTACGCGGATGACCGACAATCTGAGCATGACCTTCAAACAGGACCCGGTGACCAAGGTGCAGGTGATGAGTTTCGACAACCAGACGAATTTCAACCTGGCGTATGCCAACGTGGTGTGGGTGAAGCCCATTACCCCGAAGATCCGGACCACCGTGACCGTGACCGGCTTGTACCTGGGTATTAACACCGTGCTGGACGGGATCGATTACAACAAGAACAGCGTTACGGCTTTCGCCAATATCCAGAATTCCTTTACGCTGCCCAAAGGCTTCACAGCCGAGCTGAACGGTAACTTCCGCGGGCCGCTCATGGCCGGGTACGCCGTGATGAAAACACAGGGCAACGTGGACCTGGGGCTGGGCAAAACGATCATGAAAGGAGCCGGTTCGCTGAAACTGGCGGCTGTAGACATCTTCAATACCAACCAGATGCGGTTCAAGGTGAACTACGGCACCATCAACAACCTGGGCAAGATGAACATGGACACCCGCGCCGTGAACCTGACCTTCAATTATAAATTCGGCAATAAAAACGTGAAAGCCGCCAAGTCGCGCAAGAACAGTATCGAAACGGAATCCGGACGAACTGCCACGCAACAGGGCTTTTAG
- a CDS encoding RagB/SusD family nutrient uptake outer membrane protein, with translation MKRFSIYACLLAMLAVVPGCRKYLYEAPINNSYDEIFWVNEKAADQSVAGAYHLLREAVRNENAFFTFSELAADIYTNGEWNYASLIRGGSFRFGYAPYLEGSLWDWSRYYDVIAQANLALEKIPTIPESGWEDISRRDKLRGEAFFIRAYTYFQVLRTWGEPVIRLKPLQESELDNPPSIARSTDAEAIKVIRQDIDSALQYLDDIHPEGVVRAGKYAAYALKAHVAAWAHDYATALTAADAVIGSNEFRLAENAAELKKLWDGGSSESIFELPMLFNPTFDESSGFFNSILQEPITKGSNGGNKLILARVVKMTPEVDFYKDMAPLFPDTTSDLRFRDLIFRDYVFKVNPNDITDTTWTPNKFILTKYSNVSWRDPKNEVGLYANNNLVLFRLADIVLLKAEALANLNREAEALTTAYTVADLRKGRHYDPAIDASVKDYLLDERHRELLGEGASFFDLIRTGLLTERISIYKGERWEQKGYYWPINMRALKPNNDKLTQNYYWATH, from the coding sequence ATGAAAAGATTCAGTATATATGCATGTCTCCTCGCGATGCTGGCCGTGGTGCCCGGTTGCAGGAAGTACCTGTATGAAGCGCCCATCAATAACTCGTACGACGAGATTTTTTGGGTGAATGAGAAGGCGGCCGACCAGTCGGTGGCGGGCGCTTACCACCTGCTGCGCGAAGCGGTGCGCAACGAGAACGCTTTTTTTACCTTCAGCGAGCTCGCGGCGGATATTTATACCAACGGGGAGTGGAACTACGCTTCGCTGATCCGTGGTGGTAGTTTCCGGTTTGGATACGCCCCCTACCTCGAAGGTTCCCTCTGGGACTGGTCGCGCTACTACGACGTGATCGCCCAGGCGAACCTGGCGCTGGAGAAAATTCCTACCATCCCTGAAAGCGGCTGGGAGGATATTTCGCGCCGTGACAAACTGCGCGGGGAAGCGTTTTTCATCCGGGCATATACGTACTTCCAGGTGCTGCGCACCTGGGGTGAGCCGGTGATCCGCCTCAAACCCCTTCAGGAAAGCGAGCTCGACAATCCGCCCAGCATCGCCCGCAGCACGGATGCGGAGGCGATCAAAGTGATCCGCCAGGATATCGACAGCGCGCTCCAATACCTCGATGATATCCATCCAGAAGGCGTGGTGCGCGCGGGGAAATATGCCGCATATGCACTGAAGGCGCACGTAGCGGCCTGGGCGCACGATTACGCGACGGCGCTTACCGCAGCCGACGCGGTGATCGGATCCAACGAATTCCGGCTGGCGGAGAACGCCGCGGAACTGAAAAAGCTGTGGGATGGCGGTTCCTCCGAATCCATCTTCGAGCTGCCCATGCTCTTCAACCCGACCTTCGACGAATCTTCCGGGTTTTTCAATTCCATCCTGCAGGAGCCTATTACGAAAGGCTCAAACGGGGGGAACAAGCTCATCCTGGCCAGAGTCGTGAAAATGACACCAGAAGTGGATTTCTATAAAGACATGGCGCCGCTGTTCCCCGATACGACTTCCGACCTGCGGTTCCGCGATCTTATCTTCCGGGACTACGTGTTTAAAGTGAATCCCAACGACATCACGGATACCACCTGGACGCCCAACAAATTCATCCTCACCAAATACAGCAACGTCAGCTGGAGAGATCCTAAAAACGAAGTGGGCCTCTATGCCAACAATAACCTCGTATTATTCCGCCTGGCGGATATCGTACTGCTGAAAGCCGAAGCCCTGGCCAACCTCAACCGCGAGGCCGAAGCGCTTACCACGGCGTACACCGTGGCCGACCTTCGCAAAGGCCGTCACTACGATCCGGCGATCGATGCGTCTGTGAAGGATTACCTGCTGGACGAGCGGCACCGCGAGCTTCTCGGCGAAGGCGCGAGCTTCTTCGATCTCATCCGTACCGGACTGCTGACCGAAAGGATTTCGATCTACAAGGGCGAGCGCTGGGAACAGAAAGGCTACTATTGGCCCATCAACATGCGCGCCCTCAAGCCGAATAACGACAAACTCACCCAAAACTATTACTGGGCCACCCACTAA
- a CDS encoding DUF92 domain-containing protein, giving the protein MPEFILVIAALCAGAFAACRLGKLTRAGAVAAGLTGIIVFFGSGYFGLAVLFAFFAMGVLATAHGKFRKAAHGGAQQRRNAGQVFANGGMAALISLLMTVGEGPVLPYPIMLAAALASASADTVSSELGTLYGRRFMNILTFRREANGLDGVVSFEGTLAGIAASAVIASIYFAFGGGGTGWLIITVAGTIGNLADSVLGATLERKGVIGNDAVNFMNTAIAALAAWGLWAAV; this is encoded by the coding sequence ATGCCGGAATTTATCCTCGTTATTGCCGCCCTTTGCGCCGGAGCGTTCGCAGCTTGCCGGCTGGGCAAACTCACCCGCGCGGGCGCCGTGGCCGCGGGGCTGACGGGCATCATCGTATTCTTCGGGAGCGGGTATTTTGGCCTGGCGGTGCTCTTTGCTTTTTTTGCGATGGGCGTGCTCGCCACGGCGCACGGTAAATTCCGCAAAGCGGCGCATGGCGGTGCGCAGCAACGGCGGAACGCCGGGCAGGTGTTCGCCAACGGCGGGATGGCGGCGTTGATATCGTTGCTGATGACGGTGGGAGAAGGGCCCGTTTTGCCTTACCCCATCATGCTGGCCGCGGCGCTGGCTTCCGCTTCGGCTGATACGGTTTCTTCAGAGCTCGGCACCCTTTACGGCCGGCGCTTCATGAATATCCTCACTTTCCGGCGCGAAGCCAACGGGCTCGACGGCGTCGTGAGTTTCGAAGGCACGCTTGCGGGTATCGCCGCATCGGCCGTCATCGCCAGTATATATTTCGCCTTTGGCGGAGGCGGTACGGGCTGGTTGATCATCACGGTCGCCGGCACTATCGGCAACCTGGCCGATTCTGTACTGGGCGCCACCCTGGAGCGGAAAGGCGTCATTGGCAATGATGCCGTCAACTTCATGAACACGGCTATTGCGGCGCTTGCCGCATGGGGCTTATGGGCCGCCGTTTAA
- a CDS encoding LytTR family DNA-binding domain-containing protein, whose amino-acid sequence MINCLIIDDEQHAIDLLTHHIQQTPFLNLLYSTTDPLEGLQVLNQHKIDLIFLDVQMPSMTGIDFIKAINRKCKVILTTAYSEYAMEGFENEVVDYLLKPISFARFIKGAQRALSLIQPSAPPAKEESDFIFVKTEQKGKLIKINIRDIILIEGLKNYVKIHTRGGEKIIALLNMKDLEERLPAGEFVRTHKSFLLATGFIRMIEGNLVHLDHTDEKVPVGDTYRETFMNLMKDKIMTNKK is encoded by the coding sequence ATGATTAATTGCCTTATCATCGACGACGAACAGCACGCCATCGACTTGCTGACGCACCACATTCAGCAAACTCCCTTCCTGAACCTTCTCTATTCCACCACCGATCCGCTGGAAGGTTTGCAGGTGCTGAATCAGCATAAGATCGACCTCATCTTCCTCGACGTACAGATGCCGTCGATGACGGGGATCGATTTCATCAAGGCCATCAACCGTAAATGCAAGGTAATCCTCACTACCGCCTATAGCGAATACGCCATGGAAGGGTTCGAAAACGAAGTGGTAGATTACCTGCTCAAACCCATTTCCTTCGCCCGGTTCATCAAAGGCGCCCAGCGCGCGCTGAGCCTTATCCAGCCCTCCGCGCCGCCGGCAAAGGAGGAAAGCGATTTCATTTTCGTGAAAACGGAACAAAAAGGCAAACTCATCAAAATCAATATCCGCGATATCATTTTGATTGAAGGATTGAAGAATTATGTTAAAATACACACCCGCGGCGGCGAAAAAATCATCGCACTGCTCAATATGAAAGACCTGGAAGAGCGCCTTCCGGCAGGAGAATTCGTGCGAACGCATAAATCCTTCCTTTTGGCGACAGGCTTTATCCGCATGATCGAAGGCAACCTCGTCCACCTCGACCATACCGACGAAAAGGTGCCCGTGGGCGACACCTACCGGGAAACGTTCATGAACCTGATGAAGGATAAAATCATGACCAACAAGAAGTAG
- a CDS encoding isoaspartyl peptidase/L-asparaginase, giving the protein MRLIFTFCLLVLSRWAAGQDRYVLVIHGGAGTILKSQLTPERERAYREALKASLTAGYDVLKKGGSSLDAVEAAVRSMEDCPLFNAGKGAVFTAEGKNELDAAIMNGRTLEAGAVAGVTVVKNPVSAARAVMEKSKHVMMVGKGAETFAREAGLEIVDPAYFYTDDRWKGLQRARQLDSTRQQLDHADTAASARLGVELRDYKFGTVGAVALDKQGNLAAATSTGGMTNKRYGRVGDAPVIGAGTYADNASCAVSCTGWGEYFIRLVVAKSVCDLMEYKGMSVREAANELIMKKVPALGGDGGLIALDRQGRIAMSFNTAGMYRGAVKENGEVEISIFR; this is encoded by the coding sequence ATGCGTTTGATATTCACTTTTTGCCTCCTGGTGCTCAGTCGCTGGGCGGCCGGACAGGACCGCTACGTGCTCGTTATCCATGGCGGGGCGGGCACTATTCTGAAATCGCAGCTCACACCGGAAAGGGAAAGGGCTTACCGGGAGGCGTTGAAAGCCTCGCTCACCGCTGGTTACGATGTGCTGAAGAAAGGCGGGAGCAGCCTGGATGCTGTGGAGGCCGCGGTGCGTTCGATGGAGGATTGTCCCTTATTCAATGCCGGCAAGGGAGCGGTGTTTACCGCCGAAGGGAAAAACGAGCTGGATGCGGCGATCATGAATGGCCGAACGCTGGAAGCCGGTGCGGTAGCGGGCGTGACGGTGGTGAAGAACCCCGTTTCGGCTGCCCGCGCGGTGATGGAGAAGAGCAAGCATGTGATGATGGTGGGCAAAGGCGCGGAAACTTTCGCGCGGGAAGCAGGTCTGGAGATCGTGGACCCTGCATATTTTTATACGGATGACCGCTGGAAGGGGTTGCAGCGCGCGCGGCAATTGGATTCCACGCGGCAGCAACTGGACCACGCCGATACGGCGGCTTCGGCCAGGCTGGGGGTGGAGCTGCGCGATTATAAATTCGGGACGGTGGGCGCTGTGGCGCTCGACAAGCAGGGAAACCTGGCGGCGGCGACGTCTACCGGGGGCATGACGAACAAGCGGTACGGCCGCGTGGGCGATGCGCCGGTGATAGGGGCGGGCACTTATGCCGACAATGCTTCCTGCGCCGTTTCGTGTACGGGTTGGGGTGAGTACTTTATCCGGCTGGTGGTCGCCAAATCCGTTTGTGACCTGATGGAATATAAGGGAATGAGCGTCCGCGAGGCGGCGAACGAATTGATTATGAAGAAAGTACCTGCGCTGGGGGGCGACGGTGGCCTCATCGCCCTAGATCGGCAGGGCCGTATTGCCATGTCCTTTAACACCGCCGGCATGTACCGCGGTGCGGTCAAAGAAAATGGGGAGGTGGAGATCAGTATCTTCCGGTAG
- a CDS encoding histidine kinase: protein MLLDQTSRFFKKEWKKIVILFSIALVWNIFAFLFLYSLDPDLTDTAYNRFGGIWVTTFRSIVEFTITYYILIYFAWLPALHDNKWGRFFLIIGLLFAVKIGYSLIYEYAKTVYEVKGRQDKVMKFMTANKMFVFSLTQIFTYLFNLTVTFVVAVFMHFSRREKLQKELEKQKMDAELSAIKYQINPHFLFNSLSFIYSKTVPLSEEVSNAVLLLSDIMRYALGKEEDAEGKVALTKEITHMKNVIEINQMRFNNKLSIQYSEQLENPAARIAPLILITLVENAFKHGDLLDPANPLVIRTEASDNRIRFYIGNKKKLGPKELSTSIGLNNVRQRLQLTYEGKHHFTINETEHFYTAELIIQLQKND from the coding sequence ATGTTATTGGACCAAACCAGCCGATTTTTTAAAAAAGAATGGAAGAAGATCGTCATCCTCTTTTCCATCGCCCTCGTCTGGAACATTTTCGCCTTCCTTTTTCTCTATTCCCTCGACCCTGATCTCACCGATACGGCCTACAATCGTTTCGGCGGCATTTGGGTAACTACTTTCCGGTCCATCGTCGAATTTACCATTACTTACTACATCCTGATTTATTTCGCGTGGCTGCCGGCTTTGCACGATAATAAATGGGGCCGTTTCTTTCTCATCATCGGGTTGTTGTTTGCCGTAAAAATCGGCTATTCCCTCATTTACGAATACGCCAAAACCGTGTATGAGGTGAAAGGTCGGCAAGACAAGGTGATGAAATTCATGACGGCCAATAAGATGTTCGTGTTTTCCCTTACGCAGATTTTCACTTATTTGTTTAATCTCACCGTGACCTTCGTGGTGGCTGTTTTCATGCATTTCAGCAGGCGCGAGAAATTGCAGAAAGAGCTGGAGAAGCAAAAGATGGACGCGGAGTTAAGTGCCATCAAATACCAGATCAACCCGCATTTCCTGTTTAATTCGCTGAGTTTTATTTATAGTAAAACGGTACCCCTGAGCGAGGAGGTTTCCAACGCGGTTTTGCTCCTTTCTGACATTATGCGGTATGCGCTGGGGAAGGAAGAGGACGCCGAAGGGAAAGTGGCCCTCACCAAGGAAATCACGCATATGAAAAACGTGATTGAAATCAACCAGATGCGGTTCAACAACAAACTGAGCATCCAGTACAGCGAGCAGCTCGAAAACCCCGCTGCCCGCATCGCTCCGCTCATCCTCATCACCCTCGTGGAAAACGCCTTCAAGCACGGCGATCTGCTCGACCCCGCCAACCCGCTTGTGATCCGTACGGAAGCCAGCGACAACCGCATCCGGTTTTATATCGGCAACAAAAAGAAACTGGGGCCCAAGGAGCTATCGACCAGCATCGGCCTCAATAACGTCCGCCAGCGCCTGCAGCTTACTTATGAAGGAAAGCATCACTTCACCATCAACGAAACGGAACATTTTTATACCGCTGAACTGATCATTCAATTACAGAAAAATGATTAA
- a CDS encoding SusC/RagA family TonB-linked outer membrane protein gives MTKKLLFLLVLLWATYAVALAQDRKVSGTVKDAKGEALPGVSIRESGTNNGTASDGEGKFTLTLKGANASLEFTFMGYAKTVVKADRDVIRVTMQADAQSLKDVVVVGYQTMTRKTSTTAISSVKGDVVENLPAPSFENLLQGRVTGVNVQNFTGEPGVRNTFVIRGNSRVNLNLDEARALSTPLYVIDGVPMNVDDMMGFDGTQTNAIAGLNPNDIEDMQVLKDAAATSIWGSRGANGVIVIKTRRGKEGKPEFRLNYYHGIVSRPRLLETVTGTEERRQKLAILKEYGGYANEAKLPVVLTDSLNPSFNNAVDWQDMFLRSGNMGNADFAVSNGTDKMNYRISANYYNEDGVVRNTGFKRYALRGNINFKFSEKISGYTNLSLSRMDRKRGLGKDRYESPLPIDLHALPSSLLYITPQKAKAYTDQYDKLRDVNINDQIVASLGLTYNIVKGLEYRFMGSASVNNNKREYFMPSDLDADGVNRASSFNGGYNTYFVDNALSYRQTIANDHHVYVTAGQSFQRDIGTKMEGIGYNLPSDDIKVIGNVAQQDKRVYSDYSASSLLSWIGQVQYDYKERYLLSGSYRADASSRFGPNSKWGKFYSLGAGWVLSEEPFFQPLTSVVSYMKFRGSYGTSGEQFYEFYAPYNRFTIPGYYNGTAAYLPDYENGYGITKKNFTWSSSRQFNIGFETFLFKSNRINLTVDYYEKTAGRDFNTFAMPFWAGYNKLTANYDINVRNRGFEVAVITKNLPDNSKLKWSTNLNFSINKNQITKLPYNNKTFYQSDNYGIGREFTIGKPIYVMAQMLYGGVYNNYNEIPFNPVNGQMITYFKTYNKVIPGYPIWHDLNGDWDVWSDEDRGDPYGDLAATGNPNPYLTGGFVNDFQYKNWYLSIATTFTLGRDIINMQMSNELDNTFRGGDQSFAARRLPNLDRLNYWKPSQLAQKGEDYKADYPAMSPYGYFYQFLPFSTMFNENGNYLKVKFMTLGYSVPNQVTRRLKVSNIRIYGTVDNLVMFQAADVPDAEQVNVFGVYNGSGYPIPRKFTMGVDVKF, from the coding sequence ATGACCAAGAAGCTACTCTTTTTGTTGGTCCTGCTATGGGCAACCTATGCCGTTGCCCTGGCCCAGGACCGAAAGGTGTCCGGTACAGTGAAGGATGCCAAAGGGGAGGCACTGCCAGGTGTCTCCATCAGGGAATCAGGTACCAACAACGGTACCGCCTCTGACGGCGAGGGGAAATTCACGCTGACCCTCAAAGGTGCCAACGCCTCACTCGAATTTACTTTCATGGGTTACGCTAAAACGGTCGTGAAAGCCGACCGCGATGTAATCCGCGTCACCATGCAGGCTGACGCACAGAGCCTGAAAGACGTTGTGGTGGTCGGGTACCAGACCATGACGCGCAAAACCTCCACCACCGCCATCTCCTCCGTGAAAGGCGACGTCGTGGAAAACCTTCCCGCGCCCAGCTTCGAAAACCTCCTGCAGGGGCGCGTCACCGGCGTGAATGTGCAGAACTTCACCGGCGAGCCCGGGGTCCGCAACACTTTCGTGATCCGCGGAAACTCCAGGGTCAACCTCAACCTCGACGAAGCCCGCGCCCTCAGCACTCCGCTCTACGTGATCGACGGCGTTCCCATGAACGTCGACGACATGATGGGTTTCGACGGTACGCAAACCAATGCCATCGCCGGCCTCAACCCGAACGACATCGAGGACATGCAGGTGCTTAAAGACGCCGCCGCCACCTCCATCTGGGGCTCCCGCGGCGCCAACGGCGTTATCGTCATCAAAACCCGCCGCGGCAAGGAAGGCAAACCGGAATTCCGCCTCAACTACTACCACGGCATCGTTTCCCGCCCTCGCCTCCTCGAAACCGTGACAGGCACCGAGGAAAGAAGGCAGAAACTCGCCATCCTCAAAGAATACGGCGGTTACGCCAACGAAGCGAAACTGCCCGTGGTACTGACAGACAGCCTCAACCCCTCGTTCAACAACGCCGTAGACTGGCAGGATATGTTCCTCCGCTCAGGTAACATGGGCAACGCGGATTTCGCGGTGAGCAACGGAACCGATAAAATGAACTATCGCATCTCCGCCAACTATTACAACGAAGACGGCGTGGTGCGTAACACGGGCTTCAAACGCTACGCGCTGCGCGGCAACATCAACTTCAAATTCTCCGAAAAAATCAGCGGCTACACCAACCTGAGCCTCAGCCGCATGGACCGTAAGCGCGGCCTCGGTAAAGACCGCTACGAGTCGCCCCTCCCGATCGACCTCCACGCTTTGCCCTCATCGCTGCTCTATATCACGCCGCAGAAAGCCAAAGCCTATACCGATCAGTACGATAAACTACGCGACGTGAATATCAACGACCAGATCGTTGCTTCCCTCGGGCTGACATACAACATCGTGAAAGGACTGGAATACCGCTTCATGGGCTCCGCCAGCGTGAACAACAACAAGCGCGAGTATTTCATGCCCTCCGACCTGGATGCTGACGGTGTGAACAGGGCCAGCTCCTTCAATGGCGGCTACAATACTTACTTCGTTGACAACGCGCTCAGCTACCGACAGACAATAGCCAACGACCACCACGTGTACGTTACAGCCGGGCAGAGCTTCCAGCGCGACATCGGGACCAAAATGGAAGGGATCGGTTACAACCTGCCCAGCGACGACATCAAGGTGATCGGGAACGTGGCGCAGCAGGACAAGCGTGTGTATTCCGATTACAGTGCATCCAGCCTGCTGTCGTGGATCGGGCAGGTGCAGTACGATTACAAGGAACGTTACCTGCTGTCGGGGAGCTACCGCGCGGATGCATCTTCGCGCTTTGGCCCGAACAGCAAATGGGGTAAGTTCTATTCCTTAGGCGCCGGTTGGGTGCTTTCAGAAGAGCCTTTCTTCCAACCCCTTACATCTGTCGTGAGTTATATGAAGTTCCGCGGCAGCTATGGTACTTCCGGTGAACAGTTTTATGAATTCTACGCGCCTTACAACCGGTTCACCATTCCGGGTTACTACAACGGCACCGCCGCTTACCTGCCGGATTATGAAAACGGATATGGCATCACGAAGAAAAACTTTACCTGGTCGAGCAGCCGCCAGTTCAACATCGGTTTTGAAACGTTCCTGTTCAAGAGCAACCGCATCAACCTGACGGTGGATTATTACGAGAAAACGGCCGGCCGCGATTTCAATACATTTGCGATGCCTTTCTGGGCCGGATATAACAAATTGACAGCGAACTATGACATCAACGTGCGCAACCGCGGTTTTGAAGTAGCCGTTATCACCAAAAACCTGCCGGACAACTCAAAGCTGAAATGGAGTACCAACCTGAACTTCTCCATCAACAAGAACCAGATTACCAAACTGCCCTATAACAACAAAACCTTCTATCAGTCCGACAACTACGGGATCGGCCGCGAATTCACCATCGGCAAGCCGATTTACGTGATGGCGCAGATGTTGTATGGCGGCGTGTACAATAATTATAACGAGATTCCTTTCAACCCGGTGAACGGGCAGATGATTACGTACTTCAAAACGTACAACAAGGTGATTCCGGGTTACCCGATCTGGCATGACCTGAATGGCGACTGGGATGTATGGTCTGATGAAGACCGCGGCGACCCGTACGGCGACCTGGCGGCCACCGGCAATCCGAATCCTTACCTGACCGGTGGTTTCGTGAACGATTTCCAGTATAAGAACTGGTACCTGTCCATCGCCACAACCTTCACCCTCGGCCGCGATATCATCAACATGCAGATGTCGAACGAGCTGGACAATACTTTCCGTGGCGGCGACCAAAGCTTTGCCGCGCGCCGTTTGCCGAACCTCGACCGGCTGAATTACTGGAAGCCTTCGCAGCTGGCGCAGAAAGGGGAGGATTACAAAGCCGATTATCCGGCCATGAGCCCTTACGGTTATTTCTATCAATTCCTGCCTTTCTCGACGATGTTTAACGAAAACGGCAATTATCTGAAAGTGAAGTTCATGACCCTCGGTTACAGTGTTCCCAACCAGGTGACGCGCAGGCTGAAAGTGTCCAACATCAGGATTTACGGAACGGTAGACAACCTGGTGATGTTCCAGGCCGCGGATGTGCCGGATGCGGAGCAGGTAAACGTGTTTGGGGTGTACAACGGTTCGGGTTACCCGATCCCCCGCAAGTTCACCATGGGCGTGGATGTTAAATTCTAA